Proteins from one Pseudomonas bijieensis genomic window:
- a CDS encoding STAS domain-containing protein yields the protein MSVVTEVSPDGHKLTISIKGRFDFGRHQEFRESYERLNQKPDSIVVDLKEATYLDSSALGMLLLLRDHAGGDQSDIRVVNSSNDVKKILAISNFDKLFDIS from the coding sequence ATGTCAGTCGTTACCGAAGTATCTCCCGATGGGCACAAGCTGACGATCTCGATCAAAGGTCGATTCGATTTCGGACGGCATCAGGAGTTTCGTGAGTCCTATGAACGGCTCAATCAGAAACCTGACTCCATCGTGGTGGATTTGAAAGAAGCCACTTATCTCGACAGTTCCGCCTTGGGCATGCTTTTGTTGTTGCGCGATCATGCCGGTGGCGACCAGTCGGATATCCGTGTCGTCAACAGCAGCAATGACGTCAAGAAAATCCTCGCGATCTCCAATTTCGACAAGCTGTTCGACATCAGTTGA
- the fliJ gene encoding flagellar export protein FliJ has product MATSRAARLAPVVDMAEKAEKTAVQRLAYFQGQVKVAESKLADLENFRLEYQEQWIARGAHGVSGQWLLGYQGFLAQLGTAIDQQRQSLVWHQNNLEKARQSWQEAFARVEGLRKLVQRYIDEARQLEDKREQKLLDELSQRLPRQNPY; this is encoded by the coding sequence ATGGCCACGAGTCGTGCGGCCCGCCTGGCGCCCGTGGTGGACATGGCGGAAAAGGCCGAGAAGACCGCCGTCCAGCGACTGGCGTATTTCCAGGGCCAGGTCAAAGTCGCCGAAAGCAAGCTGGCAGACCTCGAAAACTTTCGACTCGAATATCAGGAACAGTGGATCGCCCGTGGTGCCCACGGGGTTTCCGGGCAGTGGTTGTTGGGCTACCAAGGCTTTCTTGCGCAGTTGGGTACCGCTATCGACCAGCAGCGCCAGAGCCTGGTCTGGCACCAGAACAACCTGGAGAAGGCTCGCCAGAGCTGGCAAGAGGCGTTTGCCCGGGTCGAAGGGTTGCGCAAGTTGGTGCAGCGCTATATCGATGAGGCACGGCAACTGGAAGACAAGCGCGAACAGAAACTGCTCGATGAGTTGTCCCAGCGCCTGCCGCGGCAGAATCCCTATTGA
- the fliI gene encoding flagellar protein export ATPase FliI, whose product MRLERTSFGKRLGSYAEASELAGQPILEGRLLRMVGLTLEAEGLRAAMGSRCMVINDDSYHPVQVEAEVMGFSGSKVFLMPVGSVAGIAPGARVVPLADNGRLPMGMSMLGRVLDGAGRALDGKGGMKAEDWVPMDGPTINPLKRDPISVPLDVGIRCINGLLTVGRGQRLGLFAGTGVGKSVLLGMMTRFTEADIIVVGLIGERGREVKEFIEHILGEEGLKRSVVVASPADDAPLMRLRAAMYCTRIAEYFRDKGKNVLLLMDSLTRFAQAQREIALAIGEPPATKGYPPSVFAKLPKLVERAGNAEKGGGSITAFYTVLSEGDDQQDPIADSARGVLDGHIVLSRRLAEEGHYPAIDIEASISRVMPSVISAEHMKRAQQFKQYWSRYQQSRDLISVGAYVPGGDRETDTAINLHPSMAVYLRQSLNDNIGMGASEAHLQTLFAPISGT is encoded by the coding sequence ATGCGCCTTGAGCGAACCAGCTTCGGCAAGCGCCTGGGCAGCTACGCCGAGGCCAGCGAACTGGCCGGTCAACCGATCCTGGAAGGGCGTCTGCTGCGCATGGTCGGCCTGACCCTCGAAGCCGAAGGCCTGCGTGCCGCCATGGGCAGCCGCTGCATGGTGATCAACGACGACAGTTATCACCCGGTGCAAGTCGAAGCCGAAGTCATGGGCTTCTCTGGCAGCAAGGTTTTCTTGATGCCGGTGGGCAGTGTCGCCGGCATCGCCCCCGGCGCGCGCGTGGTGCCCTTGGCCGACAACGGTCGCCTGCCCATGGGCATGAGCATGCTCGGGCGCGTGCTGGACGGAGCCGGGCGGGCCTTGGACGGCAAGGGCGGTATGAAGGCTGAAGACTGGGTGCCGATGGACGGCCCGACGATCAACCCGCTCAAGCGCGACCCCATCAGCGTACCGCTGGACGTGGGTATCCGCTGCATCAACGGCTTATTGACGGTCGGACGCGGCCAGCGCCTGGGCCTGTTCGCCGGTACCGGGGTGGGCAAGAGCGTGCTGCTGGGCATGATGACCCGTTTCACCGAAGCCGACATCATCGTGGTGGGGCTGATCGGCGAACGGGGTCGTGAGGTGAAGGAGTTCATCGAGCACATCCTTGGCGAGGAAGGGCTCAAGCGTTCGGTGGTGGTGGCTTCGCCAGCGGATGATGCGCCGTTGATGCGCTTGCGAGCGGCCATGTATTGCACACGTATCGCCGAGTATTTCCGTGACAAGGGCAAGAACGTCCTGTTGCTGATGGATTCGCTGACCCGTTTCGCTCAGGCCCAGCGGGAAATCGCCCTGGCCATCGGCGAACCGCCAGCCACCAAGGGCTATCCGCCTTCGGTATTCGCCAAGCTGCCGAAACTGGTGGAACGTGCCGGCAATGCGGAAAAGGGCGGTGGTTCGATCACCGCGTTCTATACCGTGCTGTCCGAAGGCGATGACCAGCAAGACCCTATCGCTGACTCGGCCCGGGGCGTACTCGACGGCCACATCGTGCTGTCCAGGCGCCTGGCCGAAGAAGGGCATTACCCGGCCATCGATATCGAGGCTTCCATCAGCCGGGTCATGCCGTCGGTCATCAGTGCCGAACACATGAAGCGGGCCCAGCAGTTCAAGCAGTATTGGTCGCGCTACCAGCAAAGCCGTGACTTGATCAGCGTCGGCGCCTATGTGCCTGGCGGCGACCGCGAGACCGACACCGCGATCAACCTGCACCCGTCGATGGCCGTCTACCTGCGCCAGAGCCTGAACGACAACATCGGCATGGGCGCCAGTGAGGCGCACTTGCAGACTCTTTTCGCCCCGATCTCAGGCACTTAA
- the fliH gene encoding flagellar assembly protein FliH: MSAKSDEAPSDLIRARDVGGFDVWSLPSFDPHVPEPEPEPEEELPEMEEVPLEEVQPLTLEEVESIRQEAYNEGFAVGEKEGFHSTTLKVRQEADVALTAKLRALESLMLNLFDPIAEQDTQIEKSLVGLVQHIAKQVIQRELAIDSSQIEHVMREALKLLPLGVGNVRLYINPQDFELVKALRERHEETWRIVEDAALLPGGCRVETEHSRIDATVETRISQIMAKLFDQLHEQALHPAAADLSLELPDEPPVSADAAPTDAGLDVPEFDASAPDSRDAP; the protein is encoded by the coding sequence ATGTCTGCCAAGAGTGATGAAGCACCCAGCGACCTGATCCGCGCCCGGGACGTCGGTGGTTTCGACGTCTGGTCGCTGCCCAGCTTCGATCCCCACGTGCCCGAGCCTGAGCCTGAGCCGGAGGAAGAGCTGCCGGAAATGGAGGAAGTGCCGCTGGAGGAAGTCCAGCCACTGACCCTCGAGGAAGTCGAGAGCATTCGCCAGGAAGCCTACAACGAAGGCTTTGCCGTGGGCGAAAAGGAAGGCTTCCACAGCACCACGCTCAAGGTCCGCCAGGAAGCCGACGTGGCGCTGACGGCCAAGCTTCGCGCGCTGGAATCGCTGATGCTCAACCTGTTCGACCCCATCGCCGAGCAGGACACCCAGATCGAGAAATCCCTGGTGGGGCTGGTGCAACACATCGCCAAACAAGTGATCCAGCGCGAACTGGCTATCGATTCGAGCCAGATCGAACATGTCATGCGTGAAGCGCTCAAGTTGTTGCCGTTGGGCGTGGGTAACGTGCGGTTGTACATCAATCCCCAGGACTTCGAACTGGTCAAGGCCCTGCGCGAACGCCATGAAGAAACCTGGCGCATCGTCGAGGACGCGGCGCTGCTGCCGGGCGGTTGCCGGGTGGAAACCGAACACAGCCGCATCGACGCAACCGTTGAAACTCGCATCAGCCAGATCATGGCCAAATTGTTCGACCAGTTGCACGAACAGGCCTTGCACCCGGCCGCTGCCGACCTGAGCCTGGAGTTGCCGGACGAACCTCCGGTCAGTGCGGATGCCGCGCCGACCGATGCCGGGTTGGATGTACCTGAATTTGACGCTTCTGCACCGGACAGCCGCGATGCGCCTTGA